The Corynebacterium halotolerans YIM 70093 = DSM 44683 region GCTCGACCCGGAGGCAACCGCGGTCGTCACTCCTGGGCTCGCGCAGGAGGCGAGTGCCTTTTACAAGCAGGAAAACCGACGCTTCAACCAGGAACAACGGTCTCAGGAGGGGCGGATCGGTCTGGCGAGTCCGTGTTCTCTGCACTCATGGATAGCCGGTGGTCCTCGCTGGGTGCGGGGTTGGCACAGCATTCCTCGTCTACGGATACCAGGCAGGAGGCATCTCGGAGCCTCCCTGCTTCACCTCAGCGGGGACGGGGTACAGGTCACAGACTCTAACGGGATTGTCGGCGGGTAGAGGTCGGGATCGTCGCCGGAGAACAGGTCGGTGAGGAACTCGTCGCGGTCGTCGTCGCTGCTCCAGGTGTAACGCAGCGCGTCCGCCACGGCAGGATCAAGGCCGGCGGCGGTGTCCGGGGCGTGAAGTGCGTCGACAAGTGGGTCGGTGTCAGGGGTCTCGGGGTGGTTCATAACGTCCTCTCTGCTGGGTCCGTCCATCAGATAGTAAGGGCTGCAGCGTCGCCGCGGTAGGGGCGAGGGCGTGCGGGGCACGGCGTTGGCGCGTCCACGACCTGGCGGGGGAGGTAGGCCGGGGCACTCTCACGCAGCTGCCGACCTAAGCCTCAATCCACCGATCGGCTTTCGGTGAGTGACTGATCTCCGCGGCGAGTGGGTTCGGGATTTTCGGGCAGGGGTGGTCCCCAGATCACGGTTGTTCTGGTTGTTCCACGAATTGTTGTCATCTCGGCAGCCGGTACATCGGCTGGGTGGTCAGGCGGGGATGGTGGCCGGTGGGGAGTGGGTGTGGTCGAACAGCCGGGACCACTGGGGTTCCCATTTCCAGTCCTCGGGTAGGTGCAGGATCAGTCGTCTGGCGCTGCGCGCGATACGGGCCGGAACCGTGATGATCTTCCGCCGGATCGTCGCAGTGGTGGCCCTGGCCAGATCCGTGGCGGCGATGGTGCCGGCCGCGCGGGTGAGGTTGAACGCGATGACCGCCAACACCAGCCAGGCGGCGTTCGCGGTGAAGACACCGGAGGGCATATGCGCCAGCGCGCTGGCCTTGAGATCCGCGTTGACCTGTTCGATGACCGCATGCTGACGGTGGGTCTTATCCGCGGTGACGGTGTCCAGATCACTGGTGGTAAACAGCGCGTGGAACCGGTACAGGTCAAACAATCCTGGCTGGTCGACGTCCTTTTTGTTCAGTTCCGGGATGCGGCGGACGACCAGCCGGCCGGGGACCTGGTCGGCTTTCTTCCGGGATTCGAACGCGGTGAAGGGTATCTCGGCGACTTCCGCCGAGGAGATCCACCGTTTGGTGTCCTCGTCGTAGACGGCGTCGGTGTACCGGATCGTTTCCCACGCATCCTCGCCGATGGTGGCAATCGCGCGTTTGACGGGTCCGGTCATCCGGGTGGTCACCGATACATCCGCCCCCGCCTTGATCGCGGCACGCACACTCGGGGAGCCGTAGTACGCCGAATCCGCGCGGACCAGGATCTTCTGGCCCGTCATGCCGGGCAGACGTCGGGTGGTGGCCAGTGCCTCAGCGATCAGCCGACCGGCACCGCGTGGGGAGCCACACGAGCCACGACGCAGGCGCTGGGCGACGACGACCGGTGCCGACTCAGGGGTGGCGACCGTCGCCAGCAGGGCATTGAGCCCCCGGACCTTCGAGTAGCCGAAGCCGACACCCTGCTTGTTGTGCCCGTGGACCTCAACGATCGTGTCATCGACATCGACGAAGACATACCCACTCCCGCGGGTGGTGGTGTCCTCACCGGCATCATCGACGTCACCGACGGTGGCCACGGCGGGTGCCGGCACGAGATCGGGCGCCTGATCAGCCAGGTTAACCAACAACCGGGAGGCCACCGCGTCGAGTTGGCGGACATGCCCGTAGGTAAACGACCGGAGGAAGGAACCCAATGTAGAGGGAGCGTAGATCCGGTTGAACAGGGAGCTCATTCCGCCGTGGCGCAGCAAGTCCATGTCGTCGATGGAATCCGCACCGGCGACCATGCCATCGATCAGGGAGGCGATCTTGGCCCCGGCATTCGCACCCTTATCAGTCGGGACCGTCAACCGTTCCTGAGCCAGGGTGGACAGGCCGGACTCATCGGCCAGGCGCATGACCGGGACCAGACCTGAAGCTGACACGAGGTTCGGGTCATCGAACGATGCAGACACCGCCGCGGGAGTATGAGATAGTTGCACCTGAGAGATGCCCTCCTGAGTTGGGGATATGGACCTTCGACAAGTCGTATTATCCCAGCCCAGAAGGGCATTTCTTTTATTCCCACGCCGCTGGAACCCAAACTACATCGGTGGATCCAGGCTAAGCCTGAGCGGGTCTTCTTCTGTATTGCCCGCAGCACTCCGGTGGTCGCCAGCACGTCCCCGAGGGCCATGTGCGGTGCCGGATTCGTGATCTCGAAGCGCTGACACAGGGCGTCGAGTCGGTGGGAACCGGACAGGATGCGGCGAGCCAGGTGTAGTGAGTCGATCCACGTGAAGTCAGGGTCAGAGCAGAAATCGGTGCCCGCTCGCTGACACTCGGCAGTGAGAAATCCCGCGTCGAATCTCGCGTTGTGGGCGATCAGGCGCAGCCCGGCCAGGCGCTCGCACAGAGCCGGCATGATCTGCTCGAATGTCGGGGCGGTGGTCAGATGATCGTCGGTCAGGCCGTGGATATCGGCGTTGAGGACAGCTACCTGGGGGTCGATCATGGTGTGCCAGGTGGCTAGGGGCGTGAAATCGATGTCGGTGATGCAGACGGCCACCTCGACCACTCGGTCGTGGTCCTGGCCAGTGGTTTCCACGTCCAGGATGGCAAAGGTCGGAGTGCCGGGTGATGGCTGTATCTAAGGTGCAGCTTAACCAGCTGTCCACGATTTGCGGGCAACCCTAGGACCATGCCGTTGGAGGTGTGCTCTGTGTGTTCGCGGGTGCGGAAAATCGTGTGCGAACCCGCACGGATCTGAATTCCCCGCAGCGAGGGAAGGTCTATGCACCGTTGATGACCGCGCAGCCGTGGGGTTACCCTCGAGGAGTGGACACCTGATGAGGATGGGCCACCGGCCCGTCAGGAAGGATGTCTACCACCATGAGCACGAGGAAGAAGTACACCCCGGAGTACCGGCAGGAAGCCGCCCGGCGGTCATCGACACCGGCCGACCGATTGCGGAAGTCGCCCGCGAGTTGAACCTGGGCGCGACGCTGCTGGGTCGGTGGGTAAAGAAGGAACGCGAACGCACCGGCGATGGTCCGGCAGCGGATCTGGATGCTGATGAGCGTGCTGAACTCGACCGGCTGCGGCGGGAGAACGCCGAGTTGAAGATGGACAACGAGTTCCTGGGAAAAGCAGCAGCCTTGCTTGCGTCGAAGCTGTGAGAAGTAGAGTGCTTCCAGTTGATGGGACAGGAGAAGGCGAACTACAGCATTTCCCGCATGGCCCGATTGCTCAAGGTCTCCCGGTCCGGCTACTACAAGTGGGCCGACCAGCAGGACAAGAAGGACAAGGGCCTGGATCCGAAGGAGCTCTGGCAACGGGAACTCGACAAGAAGATTTTGAAGTTCTGGAACGACTCGGACCAGACCTACGGGGCACCGCGGATCACCATGGACCTGCACGACGACGGCATCATGGTGGACCGCAAGACCGTGGCCAAGGCGATGCGCCGGCTCGGGATCGAAGGGATCAGCCCCCGGTCCTGGGTGCCGGTGACCACTATCCCCGGAAAGCCCACGCATTCCATCCCTGACCGGGTCAAACGGCTCTTTGATACCGGTGAACTCAATCGGGTGTGGATGTCTGATATCACCTATCTGCGCACCGGTGAGGGCTGGTTGTACCTGTGTGCGGTGCGCGACGGTTGCTCGCGACGCGTGCTCGGATGGGCGATGGATTCCACGCAGACCACCGACCTGGTGGAGCGTGCCCTGCGGATGGCGCACACGCTGCGCGGTGAGGTTCCTGAGGGCCTGGTGTTCCACGCGGACCGGGGAACCCAGTTCACCAGTGATCAGCTCTACCAGGTGTGCCAGGAGTTGGGGATCGATCAGTCGATGGGGCGCACGGGAGTGTGCTTCGACAATGCGATGGCCGAATCCTTCTGGTCGACGCTGAAGACCGAGTTCTATGACCGACGGAAGTGGAAGACCCGGGATGAGGCCCGCCAGGCCGTCGCCCGGTGGATCGAGGTCTTCTACAACCGGCGGCGCCGGCACTCCTCGATCGGCAACCAGCCCCCGGTCGACTTCGAGAACGCCTACCACCAGGCAGCGACCGCTGCCGCGGAGAATGCAGCTTAACTAACTGTCCACGATTTGCGGGCAACCCCAGCCGCGGTTCAATGGTGTGGCAGTTCAGCTGCACCATATGAGGGGCGTTGAAACATTCCCAGGCCGGAATTTCCTCGTGGGAGGGAAGATCCATGGTGTTCAGCTCTGAAAGCTGCATCGAAAGGGCACCCCGTTCGGTTTCATTTATGGTGGCGGAGGTGTTCATCGTGGAGAGCCTTCGTCCCGGTAGGCGATGCTGCGTGCCCACCGGGACAAAGGATGCGTCGAAAAGCGGAAGTAGTTAAGCACCCACCGGCGCCCGCTTGCCCTCCATAGGATCGTTCTTCTTCACGAGGCGCCCGGCCTTGAGTACGGTCGCTTCGTCGAAGGCCCGGCCGATGATCTGCAGCCCGACCGGCAGGCCACCGTTCAGGCCCACCGGTACGGTCAGCGCCGGTAGTCCGGTGAGGTTGCTTGGTCCGGTGAAGCGGATGAAGCTGTCGATCAGGTCCACCGGGTCACCATTGAGGTCAGCGGTGGCGGAGCCGATCGTCGGGGCCATCACCGGCAGGGTCGGGGCGATGATGACGTCCACCTCACTCAGGGCCGTCGCGAACTCGGTCTTGATCTGGCGGCGGGCCTGCTGCGCCTGCAGGTAGTCCACCGAGGAGAACAGTTCTCCCAGTTCGAAGAGGAACCTGATGTCGTCGCCGAAGTCATCGGGGCGCTCCACCAGGTCGTTGTGGTGGATGGCCGAGGCCTCGGAGAGACTGACCGCCAGCTCCGCCCACTCCGAGATCGCCAGGGAGGGGATGTCGACGGTCTTGAGCTTCGCTCCCTGGCTGACCAGCGCGTCGATCTGCGCGCGGACCAGCCGCTCGATCTCGGAGTCGACGTCGCGGAAGAAGTAGTCCTCCTCCACGCCGATGGTCAGCTCGCTCGCGTCGCCGTCGAGGGCTGCCAGGTAGTTGCCCACGGGGACGTCGATGGCGGTGGGATCCTTCGGGCTGAAGCCGGCAATCACCTCGAGCAGCGCTGCGGCGTCCTCCACGCTCTTGGCCATGGGGCCGATGTGGTCGAGCGTCCACGCCAGCGGGAAGCAGCCATCCTTGGCCACCCGCCCGTGCGTGGGCTTGAGGCCCACCAGGCCACAGGCCGAGGAGGGGATACGGATCGAGCCGGCGGTGTCGGTGCCCAGCGTGCAGTAACTCATGTCCGCGGCGACGGCCGCACCCGAGCCACCACTGGAACCGCCGGGCACCTTCTCCAGGTCCCAGGGGTTGTGGACGGCCCCGAAGTGCGGGTTGTTGTTGTCGATGCCCCAGGCGTACTCGTGCATGTTGAGCTTGCCCGTCAGCACGATGCCGGCGTTTTTCATCCGGGCCACGGAGGAGGCGTCCTCCTGCGGCACGAAGTCCCGGTGGATCTTGGAGGCCATCGTGGTGGTCTCCCCGCCAACGTAGAGGTTGTCCTTGATCGCCATCGGCACGCCGTGCAGGGGGCCGCGGGCATTCCCGGACTGGATCTCGTCTTCGGCGCGCTTCGCGTCCTCGAGCGCCTTCTCGTCGCGGAAGCTGATGTAGGCGTTGACCTCATCGTTGAGGCTGTGGGCGTGATCCAGCAGGGCCTGGGTGACCTCGACCGGGGAGACCTGCTTGTCGGCGATCAGGGTGCCCACCTCAACGGCGGTCTTCTTCAGGAGCTCACTGCTCAAGGTGGTCACCTCCCGGGATATTGCGGACCGCGATGTCCGCGTCGTCGAGCGGGACGACATTCAGGTTCTTCTTCAGTCCCTGAATCTCCTCCCACTTCGCCTCCAGCTTCTTGAGGTGGGCGGGGGAGGGGTTGATTCTGCGTTCCGCAAGTGCTTCCTTGGCTGAAAAACTCATGGTGCCTCCTGTCCGGCATGAAAGTCGAACGTGCTATAAGTCACTCAGGACTTATCGCAGACCATAGCCCATCCGCGAGGCAAAAGTGTCGGTTAGATCACAATATGAAATCGGGGTGGCGTACCGCCCCCGTTGGTGGGGATTTCGCGGTGGCACCTCAAGCCGGGGACACCAGCACAGCGAGCACTCCCAACCCCACCGCTACCGGCGCAATCACCAGGCCAAGGAGGATGAAGGTGCGCCAGCGGACTTCGACTCCCTGACGCCGGGCCTGGTCCGCCCACAGCAGGGTGGCCAGGGAAGCCCAGGGCGTGATGATCGGCGCGGCGTTCACCCCGATGAGCAGGGTGAGCAGGCTACGCGCGGAATCTGCCGCCGGCTCGAGTGCCAGGTAGGCGGGGATGTTGTTGATGAGGTTGGCCAGCACGCCGCCGGCGAGGGCGATGGTGAACAGCCCGTCCGATCCGTCGCCGTGGCCGGCGAGCCAGCTGATCACCGCATCCAGCCACCCGGCGTGGTGGACGATGGCCGCCAGGGTGGTCAGCAGCAGCGCGAAGGCCAGGGTGTTCCACGGGACCATGTGCCAGCTCAGCGCCGGCCGGTTCCACCGGTGCAGCAACAGCACGGAGATCACGGCGACCACGGTGGTGGGGAGCCAGAATTCCAGCGGGGTGAGCAGCAGGATGAGCAGGATGCCGATGAGCACGGCGAAGATCTTCGCCCGCGGGTTCAGCTCATTGCCCGGTGGGGCGGTGCCCTGCTCGGGTGTCTCCGCCCGGTCCCGGATGAGCAGGGGGCACAGGGCGGCCACCACGATCAGGACCAGGGAGGGAAACCAGGACTGGCCCAGATAATCCCCCAGCCCGCTGAAGTGCTCCGTCTGCAGGGCCAGCAGGTTGGTCAGGTTCGAGATCGGCAGCAGCAGCGAACCAAGGTTGGCCGTCCACACCACCGCGAAAGTCGCGCCGAGCAGGCTCAGCCCGGCGTGCCGGGCCAGCTTGATCACCAGCGGGGTCAGCAGGATGGCGGTGGTGTCCAGGGAGAAGAAGATGGTGGTCAGCAGGCAAGCGAAGATGATGAGCAGCCAGGACTTGAGGTGATCGCTGCGCCGGCCCCGGGTGCTGATCCCCAGCAGCCGCTGCACCAGGCTGAGCAGTCCGCCGAAGGTTCCCTCGGATTCGGCGGCGTTGACCACCACGGACATCGCGGCCACGAAACCCAGGATGGGCAGCACCCGGGCCAGCAGTTCCTGGAAGGCGGCCACATCCAGGAGGAGAAGCGTCACGAGACTGACGGCCGAACCCAGCCCGAGGATGATGCCCGTCGTCACCGCTCACCTTCCGCCTCGCCCGCCGGGCCGGCAGCCCGTTTCTTCACAAGCTAGCCCACACAGTCAGGGCCGATGTTCGAAGGGGGACGTTGCCGGTGAGTGGGCGGGGCCCTCTCCACGTCCGGGCAGGGGCTTCGGCGGCGGGGACATGTCGCGGGGCACGTACCTACACTGGCGCAAAAGCCCGCCGAGAGAAAGGTAGACATGGTCGCCATCGACAGTGCCACGAAGAACCTGACCTCCACCCGCTTCCCCCGCACGCTGCTCAAGACCGGGGCGGCGGTGGGCGCCGCCGCCACCGTCGGCACCCTGCTCACCGATCCGGAGAACCGGTGGTACAAGAGCCTGGACAAGCCCTCGTGGCAGCCGCCGAAGGCGGCGTTCCCCATCGTCTGGACGAGCCTGTACGTGGACATCGCCGTAGTGTCGGCGCTGGTGATCGCCGACGCCGAGGAAAAGAAACCGGGTTCCTCGAAGCCCTTCCAGAAGGCGCTGGCCAAGAACCTGGTGCTCAACGGCAGCTGGAGTGGTTTGTTCTTCCGTTCGAAGCGCCCCTGGCTGGCGGCGGCGGGATCGGCGTTGCTGGCGGTCAGCTCCGCGGATCTGGTGCGCCGGGCCTGGAAGTCCTCGCCGCAGCGCGGTGCCGCATTGTCCCCCTATGCGGTGTGGACCGGTTTCGCCACGGCGTTGAGCACCGAGATCGCCCGCCGCAACTCCGGCAGGTAGCGGAAAGACTACGCCTGCGCGAAGGCCGCCTTCAACCGTCGGCCGATCAGCTGGCGGGCGACGTGGGCGTCCTCGATGATTCCGCCCAGGGAGACGAACGGATGCACCTGCCCCATGAACTCCACGGTGCTGACCCGGTTGCCCGCCGCCAGCAACGCCCGTGCGTAGGCGCGGCCGTCGTCGGCGAGGGGGTCGCATTCCGCGATGACCACGGTGGCGGGCGGCAGGCCGCCCAGCTCCCCGCTGCGGATCGGGGAGAGCCGCGGATCATTCCGGTCGGCGTCCCCGGCGTACTGGTCAATGAAGTAGGCCATGTCGCGCGCGGTCAGGAAGTGACCTTCCGCGAATTCCGCGTAACTGCCGGTGTCCGCCGTCGCGACGTCGGTGACAGGGTAGATCAACACCTGGTGCGCCAGTGCCGGAGTGCGGCCGCGCAGCTGCTGGGCGATGACCGCGCTGATATTTCCTCCGGCGCTGTCGCCGGCCACCGCGACCTTGTCCGCGGCGATGTCCAGGCCTGAGTCCCCGTCCAGGATCGCCGTCACCACGGCGGTCGCGTCGTCGATGGCGGCGGGAAAGGGGTGCTCCGGGGCGAGCCGGTACTCCACGTTGACCCCGATCGCCCCGGCCTCCGCCGCGATCTCCCGGACCGTGGTGTCGACCATGTCCCGGTTGCCGATGACCCAGCCACCGCCGTGGAAGTAGATCACGCACGGCAGGGGTCCGTCGGACTCGAAGGGGACGTAGACCCGGACCGGGACGCCACCGATCTCGGTGTCCCGGACGCTGTGCATCTCCA contains the following coding sequences:
- a CDS encoding IS1380 family transposase, encoding MSASFDDPNLVSASGLVPVMRLADESGLSTLAQERLTVPTDKGANAGAKIASLIDGMVAGADSIDDMDLLRHGGMSSLFNRIYAPSTLGSFLRSFTYGHVRQLDAVASRLLVNLADQAPDLVPAPAVATVGDVDDAGEDTTTRGSGYVFVDVDDTIVEVHGHNKQGVGFGYSKVRGLNALLATVATPESAPVVVAQRLRRGSCGSPRGAGRLIAEALATTRRLPGMTGQKILVRADSAYYGSPSVRAAIKAGADVSVTTRMTGPVKRAIATIGEDAWETIRYTDAVYDEDTKRWISSAEVAEIPFTAFESRKKADQVPGRLVVRRIPELNKKDVDQPGLFDLYRFHALFTTSDLDTVTADKTHRQHAVIEQVNADLKASALAHMPSGVFTANAAWLVLAVIAFNLTRAAGTIAATDLARATTATIRRKIITVPARIARSARRLILHLPEDWKWEPQWSRLFDHTHSPPATIPA
- a CDS encoding 3'-5' exonuclease; the protein is METTGQDHDRVVEVAVCITDIDFTPLATWHTMIDPQVAVLNADIHGLTDDHLTTAPTFEQIMPALCERLAGLRLIAHNARFDAGFLTAECQRAGTDFCSDPDFTWIDSLHLARRILSGSHRLDALCQRFEITNPAPHMALGDVLATTGVLRAIQKKTRSGLAWIHRCSLGSSGVGIKEMPFWAGIIRLVEGPYPQLRRASLRCNYLILPRRCLHRSMTRTSCQLQVWSRSCAWPMSPACPPWLRNG
- a CDS encoding amidase codes for the protein MSSELLKKTAVEVGTLIADKQVSPVEVTQALLDHAHSLNDEVNAYISFRDEKALEDAKRAEDEIQSGNARGPLHGVPMAIKDNLYVGGETTTMASKIHRDFVPQEDASSVARMKNAGIVLTGKLNMHEYAWGIDNNNPHFGAVHNPWDLEKVPGGSSGGSGAAVAADMSYCTLGTDTAGSIRIPSSACGLVGLKPTHGRVAKDGCFPLAWTLDHIGPMAKSVEDAAALLEVIAGFSPKDPTAIDVPVGNYLAALDGDASELTIGVEEDYFFRDVDSEIERLVRAQIDALVSQGAKLKTVDIPSLAISEWAELAVSLSEASAIHHNDLVERPDDFGDDIRFLFELGELFSSVDYLQAQQARRQIKTEFATALSEVDVIIAPTLPVMAPTIGSATADLNGDPVDLIDSFIRFTGPSNLTGLPALTVPVGLNGGLPVGLQIIGRAFDEATVLKAGRLVKKNDPMEGKRAPVGA
- a CDS encoding SLC13 family permease; translation: MTTGIILGLGSAVSLVTLLLLDVAAFQELLARVLPILGFVAAMSVVVNAAESEGTFGGLLSLVQRLLGISTRGRRSDHLKSWLLIIFACLLTTIFFSLDTTAILLTPLVIKLARHAGLSLLGATFAVVWTANLGSLLLPISNLTNLLALQTEHFSGLGDYLGQSWFPSLVLIVVAALCPLLIRDRAETPEQGTAPPGNELNPRAKIFAVLIGILLILLLTPLEFWLPTTVVAVISVLLLHRWNRPALSWHMVPWNTLAFALLLTTLAAIVHHAGWLDAVISWLAGHGDGSDGLFTIALAGGVLANLINNIPAYLALEPAADSARSLLTLLIGVNAAPIITPWASLATLLWADQARRQGVEVRWRTFILLGLVIAPVAVGLGVLAVLVSPA
- a CDS encoding TspO/MBR family protein, which translates into the protein MVAIDSATKNLTSTRFPRTLLKTGAAVGAAATVGTLLTDPENRWYKSLDKPSWQPPKAAFPIVWTSLYVDIAVVSALVIADAEEKKPGSSKPFQKALAKNLVLNGSWSGLFFRSKRPWLAAAGSALLAVSSADLVRRAWKSSPQRGAALSPYAVWTGFATALSTEIARRNSGR
- a CDS encoding alpha/beta hydrolase gives rise to the protein MPVHPDAQKYLDLTAGAVPLDTQSAEQNRADQVESLPLRGEAVEMHSVRDTEIGGVPVRVYVPFESDGPLPCVIYFHGGGWVIGNRDMVDTTVREIAAEAGAIGVNVEYRLAPEHPFPAAIDDATAVVTAILDGDSGLDIAADKVAVAGDSAGGNISAVIAQQLRGRTPALAHQVLIYPVTDVATADTGSYAEFAEGHFLTARDMAYFIDQYAGDADRNDPRLSPIRSGELGGLPPATVVIAECDPLADDGRAYARALLAAGNRVSTVEFMGQVHPFVSLGGIIEDAHVARQLIGRRLKAAFAQA